From Rhododendron vialii isolate Sample 1 chromosome 10a, ASM3025357v1, the proteins below share one genomic window:
- the LOC131304558 gene encoding putative F-box protein At3g16210 produces the protein MAIQKLPKDLLVEILCRLPVKLLLRSKSVCKYWYFLLQTPGFIYLHHDRVASIAAAENTDCLLVKRFLDRGEGGVVLSFVPDETPVEDIDISSTGLDIKQLQILGPCNGVVCLTRFAFNSTIVMWNPSMKEFREIPQPSYKNDHLCNLGFGYDPFTDDYKVVRFTMLSTDLSVRGLDETIEIYELRTDSWRKVDAKSPAEYGLHCFYDSYASWNGDCFWYAHPQIGYLHHGGGPAIMAFSMSDEVFEELPVPEVCLLNEHKEHRLFVLNDSLAMVIYPKGWANPSWLPPEEFSFMKSFDIWVMNEEDAEVLWTKKFTIGPLQGLDWALGFRKNGEFLVESTYGQMMSYTLNTRERKEYEVHDQVQGHPPPPHIQAIPYIESLVSIKRQP, from the coding sequence ATGGCGATCCAAAAGCTACCTAAAGACCTGCTCGTGGAGATCCTATGTCGGCTTCCGGTGAAACTCCTTCTCCGGTCCAAATCCGTCTGCAAATACTGGTACTTTCTCCTCCAAACCCCTGGCTTCATTTACCTCCACCACGATCGCGTTGCCTCTATCGCCGCCGCTGAAAACACCGACTGCCTCCTCGTCAAGCGGTTCCTTGACCGCGGCGAGGGCGGCGTCGTGCTGTCCTTTGTCCCCGACGAAACCCCGGTTGAAGACATAGACATATCTTCCACTGGTCTTGATATTAAACAACTGCAAATCTTAGGTCCTTGTAACGGCGTCGTTTGTCTCACCCGATTTGCTTTTAACTCCACGATTGTTATGTGGAACCCTTCAATGAAAGAATTCAGGGAAATTCCTCAACCCTCTTATAAAAATGACCATTTGTGCAATTTGGGATTTGGGTATGATCCCTTCACAGATGATTATAAAGTGGTTAGATTCACGATGCTGAGTACGGATTTATCCGTTAGGGGACTTGATGAAACGATTGAAATATATGAATTGCGAACAGATTCTTGGAGGAAAGTTGACGCTAAGTCCCCTGCCGAGTATGGGCTCCACTGTTTTTATGATTCATATGCATCGTGGAATGGGGACTGTTTCTGGTACGCCCACCCTCAAATTGGCTACCTTCATCATGGTGGTGGTCCAGCGATTATGGCATTTAGTATGTCCGACGAGGTGTTTGAAGAATTGCCCGTGCCAGAAGTTTGCTTGTTAAATGAGCACAAAGAACatagactttttgttttgaatgattCCCTTGCCATGGTTATCTATCCAAAGGGGTGGGCAAACCCCTCTTGGCTTCCACCTGAGGAGTTTTCGTTCATGAAGTCCTTTGACATATGGGTAATGAATGAAGAGGATGCGGAGGTGTTGTGGACTAAAAAGTTCACTATCGGACCCTTGCAGGGACTCGACTGGGCATTGGGATTTCGGAAAAACGGTGAGTTCCTTGTTGAGAGCACCTATGGACAGATGATGTCGTACACCCTTAATactcgagaaagaaaggagtATGAAGTCCATGATCAAGTACAAGGtcatcctccaccaccacatATACAAGCAATTCCATATATAGAGAGTTTGGTTTCTATCAAAAGACAGCCATGA
- the LOC131304557 gene encoding F-box/kelch-repeat protein At3g17530-like, which produces MAIDKLSEDLLMEILWRLPVKSLLQFKSVCKNWYALIRNPSFISLHHQRAAFIAADENTDCLLVKRFLDGGEGAVVLSFVPDQNPVEDIDISSTGLDIKALRILGPCNGIVCLTRFGLNSPIVLCNPSMKEFRILPQPSYKNDHISNLGFGFHFFTDDYKVVRFAMMSTDLNIRGIDEMIEIYDLSTDSWREVEAKSPIESGFHCCHDSYVSWNGDCFWYANSHDNGGAVIMTFSMTDEVFEEMPVPEVCLLDQHGENKLFVLNDSLAMVIYPKWWCNPYVFPPDLFLLEKSFDIWVMNEEDVEVSWTKKFTIGPFKGLDWALGFRQNGEFLLERGYGQMMSYNLNTRERKEYEVHDQVQGHPPPPNLQVLPYTESLVSVKRHNEHDGHI; this is translated from the coding sequence TGGTATGCTCTTATCCGAAACCCTAGCTTTATTTCCCTCCATCACCAACGCGCTGCCTTCATCGCCGCCGATGAAAACACCGACTGCCTCCTCGTTAAGCGATTCCTGGACGGCGGCGAGGGGGCCGTCGTTTTGTCCTTTGTCCCCGACCAAAACCCAGTTGAAGATATAGACATATCTTCCACTGGTCTAGATATTAAAGCACTGCGAATCTTGGGTCCTTGTAACGGCATCGTTTGTCTCACCCGGTTCGGTTTAAATTCCCCCATTGTGCTATGCAACCCTTCAATGAAAGAATTCAGGATACTTCCTCAACCTTCTTATAAAAATGACCACATTAGCAATTTGGGATTTGGGTTTCATTTCTTTACAGATGATTATAAAGTGGTTAGATTCGCCATGATGAGTACAGATTTAAACATTAGGGGCATTGATGAAATGATTGAAATATATGACTTGAGTACAGATTCGTGGAGGGAAGTTGAGGCAAAGTCCCCTATCGAGTCTGGTTTCCATTGTTGTCATGATTCGTATGTGTCGTGGAATGGGGATTGTTTCTGGTATGCCAACAGTCACGATAATGGTGGTGCGGTGATTATGACGTTTAGCATGACCGATGAGGTATTTGAAGAGATGCCCGTGCCAGAAGTTTGCTTGTTAGACCAGCATGGTGAAaataaactttttgttttgaacgATTCCCTTGCCATGGTTATTTATCCGAAGTGGTGGTGTAATCCATATGTGTTTCCACCTGACTTGTTTTTGTTGGAGAAGTCCTTTGACATATGGGTAATGAATGAAGAGGATGTTGAGGTGTCATGGACTAAAAAGTTCACTATTGGCCCTTTTAAAGGACTCGACTGGGCATTGGGATTTCGGCAAAACGGTGAGTTCCTACTTGAGCGTGGCTATGGACAGATGATGTCGTACAACCTTAATactcgagaaagaaaggagtATGAAGTCCATGATCAAGTGCAAGGTCATCCTCCACCTCCAAATTTACAAGTTCTTCCATACACTGAGAGTTTGGTTTCTGTCAAGAGACACAATGAGCATGATGGACACATTTGA
- the LOC131304555 gene encoding putative F-box protein At3g16210 → MEALIQTTTITLQPHYQTQMAIQELPEDLLVEILSRLPVKLLLRSKSVCKYWYSLLRTPGFIYLHHDRAASIAAAENTDCLLVKRFLDRGEGGVVLSFVPDETPVEDIDISSTGLDIKQLQILGPCNGVVCLTRFALNSTIVIWNPSMKEFRVLPLPSYKNDHISNLGFGYDPFTDDYKVVRFGMMSTGLPIGNIDEKIEIYELRTDSWREVDGESPIESGLHCIYHSYASWNGDCFWYACPPLGYHHHGGPVIMAFSMSDEVFEELPVPEVCLLDDHSEKRLFVLIDSLAMVIYPQGWANPSWLPPEEFSFMKSFDIWVMNEEDVEVSWTKKFTIGPLQGLDWALGFRQNGEFLVESTYGQMMSYNLNTRERKEYEVHDQVQGHPPPPHIQALPYIESLVSVKRQQ, encoded by the coding sequence ATGGAAGCCCTAATTCAAACCACCACGATTACACTTCAGCCGCACTATCAAACACAAATGGCGATCCAAGAGCTACCTGAAGACCTGCTCGTGGAGATCCTGTCTCGGCTTCCGGTGAAACTCCTCCTCCGATCCAAATCCGTCTGCAAATACTGGTACTCTCTCCTCCGAACCCCTGGCTTCATTTACCTCCACCACGATCGCGCCGCCTCCATCGCCGCCGCTGAAAACACCGACTGCCTCCTCGTCAAGCGGTTCCTCGACCGTGGCGAGGGCGGCGTCGTGCTGTCCTTTGTCCCCGACGAAACCCCAGTTGAAGATATAGACATATCTTCCACTGGTCTAGATATTAAACAACTGCAAATCTTGGGTCCTTGTAATGGCGTCGTCTGTCTCACGCGATTCGCTTTAAACTCCACGATTGTTATATGGAACCCTTCAATGAAAGAATTCAGGGTACTGCCTTTACCCTCTTATAAAAATGACCACATAAGCAATTTGGGATTTGGGTATGATCCCTTTACAGATGATTATAAAGTGGTTAGATTCGGCATGATGAGTACTGGTTTACCCATTGGAAACATCGATGAAAAGATTGAAATATATGAATTGAGAACAGATTCTTGGAGGGAAGTTGATGGTGAGTCCCCTATCGAGTCCGGGTTGCACTGTATTTATCATTCGTATGCATCATGGAATGGGGACTGTTTCTGGTACGCCTGCCCTCCACTTGGCTACCATCATCATGGTGGTCCAGTGATTATGGCATTTAGTATGTCTGACGAGGTGTTTGAAGAGTTGCCCGTGCCAGAAGTTTGCTTGTTAGACGACCACAGTGAAAAGAGACTTTTCGTTTTGATTGATTCCCTTGCCATGGTAATTTATCCGCAGGGGTGGGCAAACCCCTCTTGGCTTCCACCTGAGGAGTTTTCGTTCATGAAGTCCTTTGACATATGGGTAATGAATGAAGAGGATGTGGAGGTGTCATGGACTAAAAAGTTCACTATTGGACCCTTGCAGGGACTCGATTGGGCATTGGGATTTCGGCAAAATGGTGAGTTCCTTGTTGAGAGCACCTATGGACAGATGATGTCGTACAACCTTAATactcgagaaagaaaggagtATGAAGTCCATGATCAAGTACAAGGccatcctccaccaccacatATACAAGCTCTTCCATATATAGAGAGTTTGGTTTCTGTCAAAAGACAGCAATGA